One Pararhizobium sp. IMCC3301 DNA segment encodes these proteins:
- the phaZ gene encoding polyhydroxyalkanoate depolymerase — translation MTIDLARNPRFSQVPFYHWYEMSHAAFAPLRAVADATKLYYDNPLNPLSHSAFGKNVSAACELFERTTRRYGKPVFGLETTEIDGIEVPVREKTVWSRPFCNLVHFQRPNPTRRKTSAPEPKLLIVAPMSGHYATLLRGTVETMLPYYDVYVTDWIDARAVPMSEGGFDLDDYIDYLIQIFGHLGKGAHVMAVCQPSVPVLAAAALMDEADHPALPASMVLMGGPIDTRINPTAVNKMAEEKDLEWFETNAVMKVPFPHPGFMRPVYPGFLQLTGFMSMNLDRHLDAHKEFFNHLVEGDGDSADKHTDFYDEYMAVMDLTAEFYLQTVDAVFIRHALPKGEFTYRGHLVDPSAIHRIALMTVEGENDDISGVGQTQAAHRVCTNLPEDMRAHYMQPKVGHYGVFNGSRFRSEIAPRIRDFTATHSERLSAVNAAPAPVAKQPAKAVATAPVKKQPSAGAEQTIAAKTRKSRRKKPALAKARNDLASLLLSKPQGAADDLKKISGLGPKLENTLNQIGIFHFAQIARLSRKAITELDEKLTFKGRIARDKWVEQAKKLTDMPAKDASLG, via the coding sequence ATTGATCTCGCCCGAAACCCAAGGTTTTCCCAAGTGCCCTTTTATCACTGGTATGAAATGAGTCATGCCGCGTTCGCCCCTTTGCGCGCGGTCGCAGATGCTACCAAATTGTATTACGATAACCCGCTCAACCCGCTGTCTCACAGCGCCTTCGGCAAGAATGTCTCTGCCGCTTGCGAATTGTTCGAGCGCACCACGCGGCGCTACGGCAAACCGGTATTCGGTCTGGAGACCACCGAAATTGATGGCATCGAGGTTCCGGTGCGCGAGAAAACCGTCTGGTCGCGGCCGTTTTGCAATCTTGTCCACTTCCAGCGGCCCAACCCGACACGGCGCAAGACATCTGCGCCGGAGCCCAAACTGCTCATCGTTGCGCCAATGTCCGGCCACTATGCCACCCTGCTGCGCGGCACTGTGGAAACCATGCTGCCCTATTACGATGTCTATGTCACAGACTGGATTGATGCCCGCGCGGTTCCGATGAGCGAAGGCGGTTTCGATCTGGATGATTATATCGACTATCTGATCCAGATATTCGGCCATCTCGGCAAGGGCGCTCATGTCATGGCGGTCTGCCAGCCATCTGTGCCCGTGCTTGCCGCCGCAGCTCTGATGGATGAAGCGGATCATCCGGCGCTGCCCGCGTCAATGGTGCTGATGGGGGGCCCGATTGACACCAGAATCAATCCTACTGCTGTCAACAAGATGGCCGAGGAAAAGGATCTGGAGTGGTTTGAGACCAATGCCGTGATGAAGGTGCCGTTCCCGCATCCCGGTTTCATGCGCCCGGTCTATCCCGGCTTTCTGCAACTCACCGGCTTCATGTCGATGAATCTCGACCGCCATCTGGACGCCCATAAGGAGTTTTTCAACCATCTTGTTGAAGGCGACGGTGATTCCGCCGACAAGCACACTGACTTCTATGATGAATATATGGCGGTCATGGATTTGACAGCCGAGTTTTACCTTCAGACTGTGGATGCAGTATTCATCAGACACGCCCTGCCAAAGGGCGAATTTACCTATCGCGGCCATCTGGTCGACCCCTCTGCCATTCACCGCATTGCGCTGATGACGGTTGAAGGCGAGAATGATGATATCTCCGGCGTTGGACAGACGCAAGCCGCCCACCGGGTCTGCACCAATCTGCCGGAGGATATGCGCGCTCATTACATGCAGCCCAAGGTCGGCCATTACGGCGTTTTCAACGGATCGCGGTTCCGCTCGGAAATTGCTCCGCGCATCCGCGATTTTACCGCGACTCACAGTGAGCGGCTGTCTGCAGTGAATGCTGCGCCCGCGCCGGTGGCAAAGCAGCCTGCGAAGGCGGTTGCAACCGCACCGGTCAAGAAACAACCATCTGCAGGCGCAGAACAGACCATTGCTGCCAAAACCCGCAAGAGCAGACGCAAAAAGCCGGCGCTGGCCAAAGCCAGAAATGATCTGGCCAGCTTGCTGTTGTCCAAACCGCAGGGTGCTGCGGATGATCTGAAGAAAATTTCGGGGCTCGGACCGAAGCTGGAAAACACGCTTAACCAGATCGGTATTTTTCACTTTGCCCAGATCGCCCGCTTGAGCCGCAAGGCAATTACCGAACTGGATGAAAAGCTGACATTCAAGGGCCGTATTGCCCGCGACAAATGGGTCGAGCAGGCAAAAAAACTGACGGATATGCCTGCGAAAGACGCCTCCCTCGGCTGA
- a CDS encoding M48 family metallopeptidase — protein sequence MYHDGQAIMVELRPNSRARRYILKLDSKHRKAIVTIPKGGSRKQAERFARDQADWIIERLGRLEEPCPFAPDAWIPLRGVQHRLVATGARRGLVKPVEGEAGAELHVAGAPDHFARRVQDFLKTEALKDYRRLVAVHGAALGVKPGAIRLRDGKSRWGSCSSAGTLSFSWRLILAPPDVLDYLVAHEVAHLKEMNHGPDFWNHVATLCPHYERHRHWLRSEGTRLWRYGSG from the coding sequence ATGTACCATGATGGCCAGGCCATCATGGTTGAGCTGCGTCCCAATTCACGCGCCAGACGCTACATTTTAAAGCTCGATTCCAAACACCGAAAAGCCATCGTTACCATCCCCAAAGGCGGCAGCCGCAAGCAGGCGGAACGGTTTGCCCGCGATCAGGCCGACTGGATCATCGAGCGGCTCGGGCGGCTGGAAGAGCCTTGCCCGTTTGCGCCGGATGCATGGATTCCACTGCGCGGCGTGCAGCATCGGCTGGTCGCAACAGGGGCCAGGCGAGGGCTGGTAAAACCGGTCGAGGGCGAAGCCGGTGCCGAGCTTCATGTCGCCGGCGCCCCGGACCATTTCGCCCGCCGTGTGCAGGATTTCCTGAAGACCGAAGCGTTGAAAGATTACCGCCGCCTTGTGGCCGTGCACGGCGCGGCGTTAGGCGTGAAACCCGGCGCAATCCGGCTGCGCGACGGCAAAAGCCGCTGGGGATCATGCTCATCGGCAGGCACGCTGAGCTTTTCCTGGCGGCTGATCCTGGCACCGCCGGACGTGCTTGATTATCTGGTCGCCCATGAAGTAGCGCATCTGAAGGAAATGAACCACGGCCCGGATTTCTGGAACCATGTGGCAACGCTCTGCCCGCATTATGAGCGACATCGCCATTGGTTGCGCAGCGAAGGCACCCGGCTCTGGCGGTATGGTTCTGGGTGA